The following coding sequences are from one Bos indicus x Bos taurus breed Angus x Brahman F1 hybrid chromosome 5, Bos_hybrid_MaternalHap_v2.0, whole genome shotgun sequence window:
- the CDKN1B gene encoding cyclin-dependent kinase inhibitor 1B has protein sequence MSNVRVSNGSPSLERMDARQAEYPKPSACRNLFGPVNHEELTRDLEKHCRDMEEASQRKWNFDFKNHKPLEGKYEWQEVEKGSLPEFYHRPPRPPKGACKVPAQEGQDASGARPAVPLLGSQANPEDTHLVDQKTDAPDSQTGLAEQCPGIRKRPAADDSSPQNKRANRTEENVSDGSPNAGSVEQTPKKPGLRRRQT, from the exons ATGTCAAACGTGCGAGTGTCTAACGGGAGTCCGAGCCTGGAGCGGATGGACGCCAGACAGGCGGAGTACCCCAAGCCCTCGGCTTGCAGAAACCTCTTTGGCCCGGTCAATCACGAAGAGTTAACCCGGGACTTGGAGAAGCACTGCAGAGACATGGAAGAGGCCAGCCAGCGCAAGTGGAATTTTGATTTTAAGAATCACAAGCCCCTGGAGGGCAAGTACGAGTGGCAGGAGGTAGAAAAGGGCAGCCTGCCCGAGTTCTACCACAGACCCCCGCGGCCACCCAAAGGCGCCTGCAAGGTGCCGGCGCAGGAAGGCCAGGATGCCAGCGGGGCCCGCCCGGCGGTCCCTTTACTTGGGTCTCAGGCAAACCCAGAGGACACGCATTTGGTCGATCAGAAGACTGATGCCCCGGACAGCCAGACCGGGTTAGCGGAGCAGTGCCCTGGGATAAGGAAGCGACCTGCCGCAGATG ATTCCTCTCCTCAAAACAAAAGAGCCAacagaacagaagaaaatgtttcagaCGGTTCCCCCAACGCCGGTTCAGTGGAGCAGACGCCCAAGAAGCCTGGCCTCAGAAGGCGTCAGACGTAA